In Gigantopelta aegis isolate Gae_Host unplaced genomic scaffold, Gae_host_genome ctg6270_pilon_pilon:::debris, whole genome shotgun sequence, a single genomic region encodes these proteins:
- the LOC121366579 gene encoding LOW QUALITY PROTEIN: cytochrome c oxidase subunit 3-like (The sequence of the model RefSeq protein was modified relative to this genomic sequence to represent the inferred CDS: substituted 1 base at 1 genomic stop codon) — protein sequence DVIREGAFQGHHTRNVYKGLCLGIILFIVSEVLFFFAFFXAYFHRRLAPTPELGSCWPPVGISPLNPFDVPLLNTAVLLASGVTVTWAHHSLMVDNISYCRSDSWLWLFFVDVVFFVLFCCVLV from the exons GATGTAATTCGAGAAGGAGCTTTTCAAGGGCACCATACTAGAAATGTCTATAAAGGTCTTTGTTTaggtataattttatttattgtatcggaggtgttgtttttttttgcttttttctgAGCCTATTTTCATAGAAGATTGGCTCCAACACCTGAATTAGGTTCTTGTTGGCCTCCTGTTGGAATTTCCCCTTTGAATCCTTTTGATGTTCCTTTGTTGAATACGGCTGTGTTACTAGCATCGGGTGTTACTGTTACTTGGGCCCATCATTCCTTAATGGTCGATAACATTTCTTACTGTAGGTCGGATTCC tggttgtggttgttttttgtggatgttgttttttttgttttgttttgttgtgttttggtg